The genomic segment caaaatttgttcCAAATGGTCGTTATAAAAGTGTATAGTCAAACAGCCATCAATATTGTCTATCAtatcttgattttttgttttttttgtttatcatataaaaatttCTCAAAGATTCAAAAGACCTTAAAACAACAATatgaaacaatagaaaaacCTAGATTGATACAACATCTTCTTCATACATGGTCCACCAGTAACTACATAGGGTAAgtaattgatttttggttttttttttccattttatgtcaCAAATCAATTGTATCCAAAAGAAAATGGATACATTTGTTAGTTTCCTATTAAtgtattaaccaaaaaattccagaaattaGTATATTAAATATACAGAAATGTATACATGAAAAAGTAACTTAGATTCTTTTTCTTGAGTCCTTGTTCCGGAAATGCTTGGAGGGCCTAAAAGAAGTGAGTCCTTGTTTAAACCTTTCAAGGAAATGCTTGAGGTGTGTGGGATGCATGGTTGAAATGTCCAGTTCCGGAAATACTTTCACTTGGGCTGGTAGGAAATATGATCTATGGATACAGAGTAGATTGGATAGAGCGTTTGGCAACAAAGAGTGGTTTTAAAAGTTTCCGGCTTCCAATCAACATTTCATGGAAATGAGAGGGTCTGACCATCGACTTGTTTTGGTGAATCTGATGGCGTCTCAAGATTCTTATAGAGGTCAATTCCGGTTTGATAAAGGATTTTTACATAAGCCAAGAGTTGAAGAGACGATTTTACAATCATGGAGCTCAGGGGCAGTGGAAGGAAATCTGAATGTCTCAAAACGGCTTAGAGTGTGTAGAAGAGCTCTCAGCAGTTGGAAACAGGAGAATAATATGAATGCAAAAGATAACATTCATAAGACTGAAAGAGCTCTAGAAGTGGAACAATCAACGCTATCTCCGAGATTCcatgaaatatttttccttAAAAAGGAATTGGCTAAGACGTATTGGGAAGAGGAAGTCTATTGGAGTCAGAGAAGTAGGGAGAAGTGGATGCATTGTGGAGATAGAAACTCCAAgttttttcagaattttgtaaaaaaacaatagagCAAAAAAACGCATTGAAAAAAGCTTCTGGATATCAATGGTAATGAACAGTTCTCTGAAGGAGCTAAAGGAGAAGTGGCTTTGGCTTATTTTAATGAGCTTTTCAAATCTTCCAATCCAACCAGTTTCGACCAATGGTTTGAGGACTTTCCATCAAAAAATCTGCGCATATGAATGATTGCTTGATAAGAGAGGTTTCATCTGAAGAAATTAGAGAAGATGTGTTCTCTATTAAACCGGGCAGTGCTCCAGGACCAGGTGGAATGTCGGGTTTATATTTCCAACATTACTGGGAAATTGTGGGTGATCAGGTGATTCTAGAGGTGAAAAAGGTTTTTGATTCAGGTGTTATGCCGGTGGAGTGGAATTACACACACTTGTGTCTTCTGCCAAAGGTTATCCATCCGGTTGTGATGTCTGACTTACGACCGATCAGCCTTTGTTCGGTCTTATATAAGATAGTGTCAAAGGTGCTGGTTAAGAGATTGAAGCCTTTTTTGGATCAGATTGTTTCAGAAAATCAAACAGCCTTTGTTCCTGGTAGGCTAATTTCTAACAAATACTGGTTGCGCATGAAGTTTTTCATAGCCTTCATACTAAAGACAAGTTCGCAAAGGAATTCATGGCGGTGAAAACGGATATGTCCAAAGCGTATGATCGTGTAGAATGGAGTTATCTTCAAACTCTTCTTTTGGCTTTAGGTTTTCATCATAAATGGATTGAATGGATGATGATGTGTGTCTCCTCTGTTACTTATGCGGTTCTCATCAACGATAATCCTTTTGGCATGATCATTCCACAAAGAGGTTTGCATCAAGGAGAtcctttgtctctttttctctttgtcatGTGTACTGAAGGTTTGACGCACTTACTGAATAAAGCACAATCCTTGGATTTTCTTGATGGAATGCAGTTTTCAGATCGGGGACCAAACATTCACCACCTCCTATTCGCAGATGATAGCTTATTCATTTGTAAGGCTAATAAGGAGCAAGCTCTGGTTCTGTATAATATCCTTAAAGTCTATGGGAAGGCCACGGGTCAGACAATAAACCTAAACAAGTCTTCAATCTCCTTTGGTTCTAAAGTGAGAGAGTCTGATAAGCTGGAGGTTAAAGCAACACTTGAAATTGTGAATGAAGGAGGGGCAGGGGTCTATTTAGGTTTACCTGAATGTTTCAGTGGATCTAAGGTAGAGATGTTGGATTATATCAAAAGCAGCCTCAAGAGCAAAACATCATCGTGGTTCTCAAGATCGCTCTCGCAAGGAGGAAAAGAAATCATGCTCAAAGCGGTGGTTTTGGCAATGCCGGTTTTTGCCATGTCATGTTTCAAACTTCCTAAAACTACTTGTAGTAATTTGGCAAGTGCAATGGCTGATTTTTGGTGGAATTCTACTGAACACATAAGAAAGATTCATTGGGTGAGTTGGGAGAAGATGTGCTTACCAAAGGATCATGGTGGTCTTGGTTTCAGGGATATAGGAATTTTTAATCAAGCTCTTTTAGCAAAACAGGCTAGGAGGTTGATTCAATTCCCAAACTGTTTTTTCTCCAGAGTTATCAAGAGTAGATATTATcctgaaactgactttcttaaTGCGGTGCTGGGTTCAAGACCATCCTTCGGTTGGAGGAGCATTCCTCATGGCAGAGATCTGTTGAAACAGGGGTTAGTGAAGAGAGTGGGTAATGGCAAAAGCATTAGAGTGTGGATGGATCCTTGGTTGGATGATAATGGTATGCGAGTGCTAAAAACCCCATAATAAACATTGATTTGTTGGTTAGTGATCTCATTGTTCCAACTAGAAAGGATTGGGATATCGATAAATTAGAGGATCAGTTTTATCCGGAGGATGTGGTGCTGATAAAAGAACATAAACCGGTGGTGGCCATGGAGGAGTTCTGGGTTTGGAAGCATAACCAGAGTGGGGCTTACTCAGTGAAGTCAGGGTATTGGCTAGCAACTCAGATTAATATGAGACCACTATTAGTAGAAGCTTCAATCCAACCGTCGTCAAATGAGCTTAAGATTCAGGTTTGGAAACTTAAAACTGAACccaaaatcaaagttttttttgtggaaaatcCTGAGTGGGGCGATTCCGGTTATGGAGCTACTATCTTGTAGAGGAATGAAGGTGGATATTCGTTGCCAAACGTGTGGTTTTGAAGGGGAGTCCATTCACCATGTTCTATTTGGTTGTTCTCTTTCGAGACAAATTTGGGCCTTGTCGGACTTTCCTGCGCCTGAGTTTGGTATGGATCAAGGTTTGATTTTCTCTAATATCTATTACCTCTTGATTAATAGAGACAATAGACGTTGGCCGTTTGAAGTTAGAAGAAGCTTTCCTTGGATTATTTGGAGAATCTGGAAGAACAGGAacctattctttttttttgaattactaagaGGTTCTCTCCTTTGGAAACTatgcagaaagtaaagaaaGATGTGGAGGATTTGTGTCAGCTCAGGTGGTTGAAGGAGAAATGATACCTACACCTGCAGTAGGGGGATCAAACTCTCGTTCCCCGATGGTCTCTGCAACTGCTACGTGGAAACCTCCGCAAAAAGACTGGGTTAAATGTAATATTGGCTTTTCTTGTTCAAAAAAGAAGCCTCTGGTTGGAGCAGCTTGGGTGTTAAGAGATGAGAAAGGGTTGGTCCTGTTCCATAGTAGGAGATCCTTCTCTAATATCAAAAGCAGTTTGGAAGCTCAGGCGGTTTCTATTGTGTGGGCGGTTGAGAGTATGAGAAGTCACAATTTGAACAAAGTTGTGTTTGCAGTGGATGATATCTTTATGGTTGGAATTATCAACAGGCCGCAAGCTTGGCCTTCTTTCAGATTTCAATCATCAGAAGTTCTGGGGGTTTTGGCACTTATGGTCGACTGGATGTTGGTGTTTGAAGGGGTTGCAGCAAATAGTAGAGCTAATCTCATTGCTCAAAGTGCTTTAAGTCAAGGTCTGGTACAATCCTATGTGGCGACGGGGTTTTTGGTTTGGCTAGAAGATCTCTTTTCTGATGAGAaagtttttcctctttttgaagtttttgattcTGCAAGTGATATCCGCTCTTTAAAGGAGTAATTCTTTTTGTAAAGTCCCTGTTCATATGGTATATCTTCAGGGTAGATCAGTTAGGTGGGCCTATTTGTTTGGGGTGCCCTTTAGATCGATCGTTATGtaacctcatcatcatcagagagCTCTTCACGAGagaactctttctcttttcccattAAAGATCTTCTTCATTCACAGTCATGAGTAACCACCCATCAACAACAACCACCACCGATTGAGAGAACCAAGAATCTCGAACCGGAATCTTCCTCGATCTCTTGTCGATCAATAGCTTCGAACCCACAATGAGAAATCCCCGGCATTGTTGGGTCGCTAATGGCAGAAACTGTAACAGAAGCTAAATCTCTCTTCACGCTAGCTTTTCCGATCGCCGTGACGGCTCTAGTGCTCTACGTACGCTCAGCCGTATCAACGTTTTTCTTGGGTCGACTTGGTGACCTCGAATTAGCCGCCGGTTCACTCGCCATCGCCTTCGCTGACATAACCGGTTACTCTGTTTTATCCGGTTTAGCCCTTGGTATGGAACCACTCTGTTCTCAAGCCTTCGGTGCTCACCGCTTCAGACTCCTTCCCCTAACCCTTCATCGAACCGTCGCTTTCCTCTTGCTTTGTTGCGTTCCGATCTCGGTTCTCTGGTTCAACGTCGGCAAAATCTCGGTTTACCTCCTTCACCAAGACTCCGACATGGCTAAATTAGCTCAGACGTATCTCATCTTCTCCCTCCCTGATCTCCTCACAACCACTCTTCTTCATCCAATCAGAATCTACCTTCGTGCTCAAGGCATCATTCACCCCGTAACCCTAGCTTCTCTCTCCGGCGCTCTTTTTCACATCCCGGCTAATCTTTTCTTAGTCTGTTACCTCCGTCTTGGTCTTACCGGCGTAGCCGTCGCCTCCTCCCTCACAAACCTCTTCGTCGTAGCTTTCCtcgtttgctacgtctgggcgAGTGGTCTCCACGCGCCAACATGGACTGACCCGACCCGTGATTGTTTCCGCGGGTGGGCTCCGTTGCTTCGTCTCGTGGGTCCGAGTTGCGTCTCCGTGTGCTTGGAGTGGTGGTGGTACGAGATCATGATCCTTCTCTGTGGTTTGCTCGTGAACCCAAGATCGACGTACTCCACctgagttctctctctctctctcttacgtTTTAGATGGTTTCAATCGAAAGGGTTTGAAAAATTGTCGGGACGTCAAAGAATAAACCAAAAGGGTTTAGTTTAGAATTCTGGTGGAAGAAATGAGCTGAGATTTTGCGACGGAGGAGGTTTGTCTTTGTGCGACGTAGTACGAACCCTAAATCCTCTTTTAGCTCTGCTGCACACCATCTTCAAGCTCTCCCAAAAATCTCAGCTTTCATCGAATCTTTCTCAAAGTAatcacctttttcttctttctactgTGGATTGGTCTTATCGTTCCTTGAATCAGTTTCCAGATGTTTAGATTCTCTTggcgtttttttttgtttttggcatcGAATTAGGTGAAATTTTGAATTGCGTAGAGCTTCCAAGATTAGGCTATCAAGATTAGGTTCTCGCATTGTTAAAGAGCTTCCAAGAGgtaaattttgcaaattttttaaaattgaatttgcTGTTTTGCTTTTGGTGGTCTGGTGAAAGCAGAGCTCATGTATCATGCTTTTGGGCAGAGAGGCATTTCTCAATGCGTGGAATGAGGATTCTACAAAGGTCATATGGCGAATATCTGCAATCTTCGGTTAGTCTGAGAGCTTTCTTCTCTATTGTGAAAATTGTTTGTTGCATTGGTCTAGGTTGAGCATTTTTCATATGAATCTTATTCTGTTCATTTATTGGACATAGCACTCCCATTTTGCGATGAGTGGATTTTGGATTAGGTAATAAGCTTGTGGATTTTTGTTAGGAATCTGAACTGAACACCATCCTTGTCAGCAGTATCATGAAATGGTTATAGGATATGTGATGCTTAATGATTATATAAGTTCAATaatcaatagagagagagagaaataacgATTTGGCTTTAGCTCAAACTAATGTGGTGACTTGTGTAAGTGAATTAGCTATGAAGCTTGGGTTTTTGGGAGAGTGGCATGTTCTCTTAACTTGATTTAGTATGTGatgctctttttcttttcgacAGGCAATGCCACAAAGGCAAACTAGAAGTTTCCATGAAGCATTTTTCTCGATTAATCATATGTTTTCTGCATCATATAGCACAGCCTCTGAAAAAGGTGGCGAAGAAACAGAAAAGTAAGTTCGTATATATCTCAGAACCACATTCAACTCTTGTACAACAACAAATGTAGACACCGTCATTTATGCACAAGTATTGTTTGCCTGAATGTAATGATATACATGCATATTCATGTTCTTTTCAGGATAAACGTTATCTTTGTTGATAAAGATGGAGAGGAAATTCATGTTAAGGTCCCCATTGGAATGAACATCCTTGAAGCTGCTCATGAAAATGATATTGAACTCGAAGGCACAATCTTCTTccatttcttctatttcttttttttttttttttttttttaaatttgttcgATGATGCTTTTTTGCTTAAACCAAGATAGATAGTAACTAATGTCTCAGATTGGTCCTTTCATTGGAAATTTACGGGTTgcttttttctaaattttcagGGGCGTGTGAAGGTTCTCTAGCATGTTCGACGTGCCATGTCATTGTTATGGTAAAACCATCTCTCCCGTACAATCACTCATCTATATAGATGATTATGAATTGTGTTTTACCAATTAGTTGAAACTGTAATTGTGATAGGAAACCGAATACTACAACAAACTCGAAGAACCAACAGATGAAGAGAATGATATGCTAGATCTTGCTTTTGGGTTAACAGAAACGTGAACTCTCTCTCTTATATTGACAAATATTGACAAATGTTCCATTGAAAATGTTTTATAGGTCGCGATTGGGATGTCAAGTCATTGATGGAGTACGCTTAGCCATTCCTTCAGCTACCAgaaattttgttgttgatgggTTTGTTCCAAACTGGTTTACGGATACTAAACTGGTTTACTATCCGTAAAAAAACTCATTACATAAAATTACCCTTAGGGAGTTATACAAATGTATTTCAGACGGTGAGATTTCAATTGCAGCATTGTCTTATTGTTTCTTGagtttgatttagatttttgaCAAAGCTAAAGGTACAGATGAACAGATCAATACACGTGATCAGAAATTCGAAAGCGCTTTGATCATGTTGACCATTTAACCTCAATTGGGCCACTGTAGTCAGTTGGGCCACTGTAGGACCGTTGAATTACTTTTAGAGCAAGCAATTAAAACAAGTAACTTTATACAACTAGTGACGTTAAGACAAAACTTTGTTGTTAGTTCCATCTCTTCAATTTAATACACAATATACAACTTTAACTCTTTCTATTTTCACCAATTGTATTTAACTCAACATATATAAGTTTCTATTAAtaacttttataataaatttgtcAATCTTTAGAACAAacttttacaataattttttttgatgcaCCAATAAGATCATGCGTGAATCGCGCACTCGCTCACACGTGTTATATTTTCTCTATAAACAAATCACTATTAAATCTCTACTAAAGGTAATTACTTAGATGCTTTGTCATTTAGAAAATTAGGCAATTAAGAACTCTTTCTACCATGTGTAAACTATTTTACATATTtctctgtaaaaaaattatctagATAGAGCCAGAGTACACGCGGCGGCGATTACAATTACTCTATCTCTTATAGTAAATGTATGCAATCTATGTTTGATTTGCCTTAAATTGTCATTACACTCTCAAtagattttgtatatgtttatatGACTGAATCATTTAATTATAGATATCTTGATTCTCCATTTTTCATACACAAACAAGAGTTAGACATTAATAAATCCTTAATTTTTGACTAAGCTTAGCCTAAGGTTTATGGTGTATAGATAGACCTTTAgattttattaatacaaaatctTTGACACGTTGCACTCTCAATCTCACTTTCTTAAACTCTCAACCTTTATCTCTTCTTATATAAGAAGGGACACCATTCCAACACCAAAAATCATAGCAAGAACAAAGTCTTATAgtctaaacccaaaaaatcaaGTGCTTCTTGAGAGAAATGGATAACTTGAGTGTTTTTGCAGATGAAGACAACAACCAACAACTGAATGGAGTGAAGCCCCCACCACGAGCTTGTGCAAGGTGTAGCTCCAACAACACCAAGTTCTGCTACTTCAACAACTATCGTATGTCCCAGCCACGCAACTTTTGCAGGAACTGTCGTAGATACTGGACTCATGGTGGGGCTTTAAGGAACATACCAATTGGTGGAGGCTGTCGTAAAGCCAAGCAGGCTAGAAAAGATAAGTCTCATGTTTCTCGTATGGTTTCTCCGGATATCCAACAGGTTATCCCTGACATCCAACAGGTTAATCATCAACCTTTCTCGTATGTTCAAGAAAGCAATGAGTTTGTTGGATCTTttggtgcttcttcttcttctgttgctgtTGCTACTGTTGGAAACCATTTTGGTTCTTTGTCTGATATTCGTGGTAACATGGTACCAAATGTGCCTCCTCCATCTCAAAGTTTCCAACCAAATCATCGCTTGGATTTCCAAGATGGATCATTTGAACATGATTGTTACAATGTTGGATCCAGTACTAATCCTTTCATAAACCAATCAATTGGTGGTGGTTATGTTGATAATTACAACGGTTATGGCATGGAGCAGTACAAGTGGAACCAGAGCTTCAACAACACTCTGACCATGAATCATGACGCCAGCACAAGTGGAAGCAGAGGATCTGACATGACCATGATGTACAacgacaacaaaaacaatatcaGATACAACAGTGTGATTAAGCATCCTTGTCATCTAGAGAAGCATGGTCCTTAAGACTCTTAACcatattaattgttttctatttataataaaataaaagtcaaatgtttctcttttatattttctattggtttttgtattttattttaaagtttgcATTTCAGAAATAAATTGCTTCTCGAatcttttgtattttcctttgtaaaataatattaattatctatttttcCTTCTAGTAATCCCCAGTTCGTTTCATTGTTTTGCAATCTGCATATATCTTTCTTGGTTATGTTATATGGTTATAATTAGGTATTTTAAAACATGATTGGAGCGGAAACAAATTATGTCCAACATAAATCGTTATGTAATCAATAGAGACTTAGACAATCTAAGTTAACCTCAGTCCTCATCAATGGCACTTGATACTTAATTTCTTGAACACTTAAGTAACTttctttttaccaaatttatttttatattaatctataaattacttttttgttaaatggTTTGATTGAAATTGGGGTTCtttttactaaatattatatgtttgacataaatgattatatatttattgcaaTAATAGATAGTTAATAAAGAgaaatatgaattaataattataaaatatacatttattatattataattatttggtcaaaatcaattattaaGTTTAAAACAAATTCCTAAAATGTCAATTTAgtaattgttaaataataaagtaGATAGATAATCTAAATAAAGTGAGCCTACATATCTGTTATGACCAATCAATAATGATGTAAAACTTAGAAATTAATTGAAATATATTgcctttaaatataatatttatagtctTATTTGGGTGAAAATGAATGAGTTTCTTTGGTCAACAATTTAATGAATTTCTGTTTGTAATACAAAAAAACTTgctttttgagaaagaaaaaaaaaagtgactagtttactaatttatttatttctaggTAACTATGAATATATGGAAAGAaccatagaaaaatattataaatagataCAAGCTGTTGGCAAGAAATATATGTTATCTCAGATTTTCCTAGAGCCAAAGCTGCCACTTTCTTAAATGCTGATTAAAACGTTGTTGAGATATGCTATAGTTGTTGAAATAACAAACTTGATGTTATCATAATTACACCACAAGTCACTCAATGGTGTATCTCAGACAATACTAAATTATGTTACTACGATCACTATAGCGTATCTCCCTGCGTTTGCTCTGCAAGAATTGCCATAGATACATGATTCATGCATTTCAGGAGAAGTTAATCGTGTAAAGATAGATAAAATGTTGGTTTCTCatattattttacacaatttaccatacatatttgtatttttttaaaagttaattgaCATTGCACTGCTAGTACTATTTGTATTCTTATAAAATTTCAgtctacaaaataattattttactttacCTGCTAGTACTAGTCGAACATACAATACTtgtaatgataattaaattctTTTTGTGTGGAGTTTCGATAGGATAACTCCCAAAAGGGAGTGAGACGCACCAAACAAGTAACAAAGTACAATGAGTACATATAAAACATATAGAGACTGCAGAAACACCAAAACTGGCTGAACAAAGTACAATGAGAATTAATAAGTTTATTGGGACCACccaattctctttttttttttatcatttggaTTCccatacataaattaatataacaaaagCAGAGCAAACTTAAATCTCTTATTTTTACACTATTCACTACAATCccaataaaaaagttttacactaccttttttatttctttgtttcttgaccattttttttttgagtcattgaagtattttttatttttgtaagaagATACCACATCACAAAATTCATAACATATTTCTCATAGCAAGTCAAGTTGAGAGGCATTTAGCTGAGAATATATATTGCTtctgaagaagaaataaaatattggtTATCTTTCTATTCCTTTTTGAACTTTTAGCAAAAAAGttccatataatatatatatatatatatatatatatatatataacaggaaaaaaaactatcaaaaataagaaacagaaaTTGGAGAAAGGTGtcatataaattaattgtaagaacattaatttaaaatttgttcacAGCTGACTTTGTACTGAACAGTATTGATCACAAAGATATCAGAGTAcattttgtacaaaaaaaaagatattgacTTTGTTCTATTAACAAGCACTCAACCAGTAACTGGTAGTCGTGGGTATTTCGGTTTACgtttgggtttggtttaggTTAGGTTTGGTGTGGTTAattcagtttggtttggtttggtttagttttaatttggtttaattttattcggttttaaattcaattaatgtaacaaatcaaaattctttGTCCattgataattatatatataaagtaaactACAACTTGTAAgttaaataattcaaagaatTCATGAAAAAAtacctaaaactaaaaaataatattaatattaaatgtttaataattagaagaaagaaaaatgaaacaaactaaacaatgtAAGAAGATAGAAAAGTATAATTTCTTGTAAAGAACTTTTGAGGTCTTTACAATTATACTCTTTAAAACCTATGGTTAAAGTTTTAgagataattaaataaaatctaacataAATGAATTCATAAAGAATATAAGATTTTGATTACGTATCATACaataattatgaatattattaattatttaattaataaaagcaCATTGAGTTACCGAttcggtttgggtttaaacCGAACTGTTTGGGTTAAGAAGAAACTTAACCAAATGGTTTGAATGTAGGATTATGTTTGGTTTGGGTCGTATTGAGTTTGGTTGGGCTGGTTTTATTCAGTTTGGTTCTGTTAAAATGCCCACTCCTAGCGACTGcgactgaaaaaaaaactcttttatgagattaaaatagttaaaacttaTAGAACATCCTTTATGTAGAAAAGAATTATTTTTATGACATATTTTATCATATACTCCATTGTCTCTAATAGATAGATGTTTTGGAGAATTTTATTTGTCTCTGAAAGattgattttgtaaatatttttaatattagaaaaatggGAAAGTGGAAAAGTAGAGAAAATgtcagaaaaaaataatcatcaCATATACATGAGATGaccataaaaaaattatcaaaagaagtaaataataaattaattatatagtgTTTGtcttaatatatatgaaagatCCTAAACATCAGACTATTAGGGACAGAGGGAATATAGGATTGTGGGCTCAACGTGgcttatgttgtttttgttcgTCAGCTACTTTATGTAACATTTGGAGCTATTGATCTTGACTGTGTCTAAACGACTCCAGCGTGGCATACTACAACATTCAACTCATATAAATGCATTCACTGATATTTCTCTATATTGACAACTTTCTGATATAGAGCCAAATAGTATTATCGATTTCATatactttttctattaaaaGAGTCTAAGCAAGTGGCGTTGGAAGCTTAAATAGTGTAAGGGTTTAGAGGGAActagggacacgcggactcgctATGGTCCGCACACGTTTTCCCTTGACGCGTTTCCACAGACGGTGAACACGTCGCCTTCAATGTGGTTTAAACAAGgccacacacgtcacactattccaacgttcacaagGGAAGGAGTTAGAAAAGGTTCAAAATGCAAAGcttaaataaaaagacaaaataggccACGTCCTTAGGCTGAACGCGGGAACCACGTCATTGGCTTCAAAACGTGGTGTTATGCGTCaggactcgtcgcctcgttaaaaccttctccggtaaacctcatgggaaaaatctgaaataaggaaaaagagtacgagtcatgatccTGACGTCTTTGGCgccctcatccttgggtaaggacgAAGGCCGTACGGAAGATCTCGCCGATGGTTGCCTTGGCCGAGTCGAtatcttggtcttcttggacgaaTGCTTGGACGAAGTGGTTGATCTTGTG from the Camelina sativa cultivar DH55 chromosome 12, Cs, whole genome shotgun sequence genome contains:
- the LOC104731447 gene encoding uncharacterized protein LOC104731447, encoding MRGSDHRLVLVNLMASQDSYRGQFRFDKGFLHKPRVEETILQSWSSGAVEGNLNVSKRLRVCRRALSSWKQENNMNAKDNIHKTERALEVEQSTLSPRFHEIFFLKKELAKTYWEEEVYWSQRSREKWMHCGDRNSKFFQNFVILEVKKVFDSGVMPVEWNYTHLCLLPKVIHPVVMSDLRPISLCSVLYKIVSKVLVKRLKPFLDQIVSENQTAFVPGRLISNKYWLRMKFFIAFILKTSFHHKWIEWMMMCVSSVTYAVLINDNPFGMIIPQRGLTHLLNKAQSLDFLDGMQFSDRGPNIHHLLFADDSLFICKANKEQALVLYNILKVYGKATGQTINLNKSSISFGSKVRESDKLEVKATLEIVNEGGAGVYLGLPECFSGSKVEMLDYIKSSLKSKTSSWFSRSLSQGGKEIMLKAVVLAMPVFAMSCFKLPKTTCSNLASAMADFWWNSTEHIRKIHWVSWEKMCLPKDHGGLGFRDIGIFNQALLAKQARRLIQFPNCFFSRVIKSRYYPETDFLNAVLGSRPSFGWRSIPHGRDLLKQGLVKRVGNGKSIRVWMDPCDLIVPTRKDWDIDKLEDQFYPEDVVLIKEHKPVVAMEEFWVWKHNQSGAYSVKSGYWLATQINMRPLLVEASIQPSSNELKIQVDIRCQTCGFEGESIHHVLFGCSLSRQIWALSDFPAPEFGMDQESKERCGGFVSAQVVEGEMIPTPAVGGSNSRSPMVSATATWKPPQKDWVKCNIGFSCSKKKPLVGAAWVLRDEKGLVLFHSRRSFSNIKSSLEAQAVSIVWAVESMRSHNLNKVVFAVDDIFMVGIINRPQAWPSFRFQSSEVLGVLALMVDWMLVFEGVAANSRANLIAQSALSQGLVQSYVATGFLVWLEDLFSDEKVFPLFEVFDSASDIRSLKE
- the LOC104731448 gene encoding dof zinc finger protein DOF4.5-like; its protein translation is MDNLSVFADEDNNQQLNGVKPPPRACARCSSNNTKFCYFNNYRMSQPRNFCRNCRRYWTHGGALRNIPIGGGCRKAKQARKDKSHVSRMVSPDIQQVIPDIQQVNHQPFSYVQESNEFVGSFGASSSSVAVATVGNHFGSLSDIRGNMVPNVPPPSQSFQPNHRLDFQDGSFEHDCYNVGSSTNPFINQSIGGGYVDNYNGYGMEQYKWNQSFNNTLTMNHDASTSGSRGSDMTMMYNDNKNNIRYNSVIKHPCHLEKHGP
- the LOC104731444 gene encoding adrenodoxin-like protein 2, mitochondrial, with translation MRGMRILQRSYGEYLQSSAMPQRQTRSFHEAFFSINHMFSASYSTASEKGGEETEKINVIFVDKDGEEIHVKVPIGMNILEAAHENDIELEGACEGSLACSTCHVIVMETEYYNKLEEPTDEENDMLDLAFGLTETSRLGCQVIDGVRLAIPSATRNFVVDGFVPNWFTDTKLVYYP